DNA sequence from the Acaryochloris sp. CCMEE 5410 genome:
AAATATATTTTGCAATGGATAAAATATTCTCAACAAGTTGAAGGTAGATATTTAAAGGGTAAAGAAATCCTGGAAAAACTTAGGCTAAAAGGATATTTAGGAGGGAAAACAGCAGCATATGATCTTATAAAGAAAGTTAGATTATTAATTCCTCCATCTTCTGTAAAAGAAGAGGAACGAAATGAGGAAGAATGGATGCATATGCTAATTCAAGGAAAAATAGAAAATTTAGAGATTAAAAAGAATCTTTTAGATGTATTCAATTCTAAAGAGATTGAATTATTAATTGACAATCTTTTAAATAGACCATTACGTCATCGAAATAGAGCAGTAACAATTATTGCATTTATGAGTGATATAAATAGGAAAGTAATATCAGAATATTTGTTTTTAGGATTAGATACCATAAATAAATATATAAAAATATATAAAACTGATGGAATTGAAAAGCTATTTGATTTTTCATATTCAAATATAAAAAAATCCGATAACAAAAAATATATAGATAAAGTGTTTGAAATAATTCATTCCCCTCCAGCGATTCATGGAATAAATAGGACAAGCTGGAGACAAAGTGATGTATATCAAATCATGAAAAAGAAGGGATTTAAAGTATCTAAAGATAACATCAGAAAAATCATTAAAAATGCTGGATACTCTTACAGAAATGCTAAAAAAGTTCTTACTAGTTCAGATCCAGCATATAAAGAGAAGCTCAAGGCTATTCAAGATATATTGTCAAATTTAAGATCTAATGAAAAATTCTTTTCCATTGATGAATTTGGCCCCTTTTCAGTAAAAATATACGGAGGTAAGGTATTGACACCTCCAGGTCAATTAAGAACTGTTCCACAATGGCAAAAGAGTAAAGGAAGTTTGATTGCTACTGCTGCACTTGAGTTATCGACTAATCAAGTTTCTCATTTTTATTCTGAAAAGAAGAATACTAAAGAAATGATAAGACTTATAGGATTGTTATTGGAAGAATATAAAAATGAAAATTGTATATATATTTCATGGGATGCTGCATCATGGCATGCATCTCAAGAGTTATATAAGTATGTAGAAGAAGTCAATAAAAAAGACTACAGAAATACTAATAAAACACCAATAGTAAAACTTGCACCACTTCCATCTGGCGCACAGTTTTTAAATGTTATTGAATCTGTATTTAGTGGGATGTCTAAGGCGATTTTGCACAATAGCAACTATGAATCTATTGAGCATTGTAAGAAAGCTATTGATCGATACTTCGATGAAAGGAATCAGCATTTTAAGGAAAACCCTAAACGTGCAGGCAAGAAGATATGGGGAAATGAGATCGTAAAACCAGTATTTAGTGAGAGTAATAACTGTAAAG
Encoded proteins:
- a CDS encoding IS630 family transposase, translating into MISNELRLSIKRLASYKVKNKEISEITGVSVRTISRIKKEEVDYIVDEEVCKNKNLGRPSQVAKYEKYILQWIKYSQQVEGRYLKGKEILEKLRLKGYLGGKTAAYDLIKKVRLLIPPSSVKEEERNEEEWMHMLIQGKIENLEIKKNLLDVFNSKEIELLIDNLLNRPLRHRNRAVTIIAFMSDINRKVISEYLFLGLDTINKYIKIYKTDGIEKLFDFSYSNIKKSDNKKYIDKVFEIIHSPPAIHGINRTSWRQSDVYQIMKKKGFKVSKDNIRKIIKNAGYSYRNAKKVLTSSDPAYKEKLKAIQDILSNLRSNEKFFSIDEFGPFSVKIYGGKVLTPPGQLRTVPQWQKSKGSLIATAALELSTNQVSHFYSEKKNTKEMIRLIGLLLEEYKNENCIYISWDAASWHASQELYKYVEEVNKKDYRNTNKTPIVKLAPLPSGAQFLNVIESVFSGMSKAILHNSNYESIEHCKKAIDRYFDERNQHFKENPKRAGKKIWGNEIVKPVFSESNNCKDPRWR